Genomic window (Chryseobacterium bernardetii):
CCGGTATGGATTATAAAAACAAACGATGACATCAGTAACAAAGCATCTGCTACCACCTATTATATTGATATCGAAACGAGAAAAATTGTCAAGCAGGATATGGATATGGCCGGAAGAAAAATGTTCATGGAAATAGTTCAATAAAAAAACAGATATTCAAAAACACCAATACCCTACTGCTGTTTACAAGCAACATGACAATAACACCACACCCAACAGCTTCAAAGACAAAAACAACTATTAACTGATAACCAATAAATTATATTAAAAAATATATCACATATTAAGGAAAAACCCTTATCTTTGATCTACTTTAAACACCAGATGTCAAAAATCCTGATTGACTTTAAATGTTCAGGAAGTACACAAATTAAATATTATTAACTATGAAAAATGCCAAATTATTAAGCAGAGATGCTCAGAAATCAATTAATGGCGGAGCGGTAGGACGCTATTGCTGTGAGTACAATTACAAAGGACAATGTATCCTGTGGATAGGACCTGGCCAGCAATGCCCATAAACTTATCCATAAAAATTAAACACCAACAATAAAAGCCGGAAATTTCCGGCTTTCTCTTTTTTATTTTTCTGCCAAATTTTCACATTCGGAAATAAAAATTCTGCCATTTCATCCATCAATGTCTCATGGCATACATTTAGAGAATTACAATACAGAAATAATTAAAAAATAAATATATTATGTCAGTAAACTTTAAACCATTGGCAGACAGAGTTCTGGTAGAGCCAATCGCAGCAGAAACTAAAACAGCTTCAGGTATTATCATCCCGGATACTGCAAAGGAAAAGCCGCAAGAAGGTACTGTAGTGGCAGTAGGTCCTGGTAAAAAAGACGAACCTACAACGGTTCAGGTAGGTGACAAAGTTCTTTATGGTAAATATTCAGGTTCTGAATTGAAATTAGAAGGGAAAGATTACTTAATTGTAAGAGAAGCTGACTTATTGGGAATCATCGGGTAAATCTGTACGTTGTACAATGTAAAATGTACAATGTAT
Coding sequences:
- a CDS encoding co-chaperone GroES; translation: MSVNFKPLADRVLVEPIAAETKTASGIIIPDTAKEKPQEGTVVAVGPGKKDEPTTVQVGDKVLYGKYSGSELKLEGKDYLIVREADLLGIIG